One Gadus morhua chromosome 1, gadMor3.0, whole genome shotgun sequence DNA segment encodes these proteins:
- the LOC115540281 gene encoding uncharacterized protein LOC115540281 isoform X1, which yields MHCTCYATHTPTHTHTHTHSHSHSHTLTQALVQPATLTSLHRLPPALLLWNRSNSCSTVAMHDGSESQNQTEQNVYNLIQTNGTWSRRSPQQSQQGEGRLSAAKIYESRSDQGSCWTVVSPVTFTYRVLQCRDLLDEANDALLWGHVGDPEELRALRGRPGPVKRFVVMDEAVHALYGARVARYFEARGVAFRILPLPTTEEKKSLELVTRVLEEVHGFGVDRRAEPILAIGGGVCLDVAGLAASLYRRRTPYVRVPTTLLAYVDASGGAKTGVNFAGGKNKLGSYVPPAATLLDRGFLRSLPRRHLANGTAEMLKMALMKHRGLFELLEAEGPAMLSSSFQSPDRVGAEEPADAATESTRVAIETMLEELAPNLWEDDLDRLVDFGHLISPELEMTVLPALLHGEAVTIDMSFMLFVARERGLLTAQQQQRVLGCMRGLGLPVHHAACSLGLVRQALAGRLKHSAGSLRMPLPTGLGRAEIFHDISDETVCEAYSKWNQELSAPEDS from the exons ATGCATTGCACCTGttatgctacacacacacccacacacacacacacacacacacactcacactcacactcacacacactcacccaggcACTCGTCCAGCCAGCCACGCTCACGTCCCTTCACCGCCTGCCGCCTGCCCTACTCCTCTGGAACAGGAGCAACTCTTGCTCAACGGTAGCTATGCATGACGGGTCTGAGAGCCAGAACCAGACGGAACAGAATGTTTATAACCTGATTCAGACCAACGGCACGTGGAGCCGACGCAGCCCCCAGCagagccagcagggggagggccGGTTGTCGGCGGCCAAGAT CTATGAGAGCCGGTCCGACCAGGGCTCCTGCTGGACGGTGGTCAGCCCCGTCACCTTCACCTACAGGGTGCTCCAGTGCCGGGACCTGCTGGACGAGGCCAACGACGCGCTGCTGTGGGGCCACGTGGGGGACCCCGAGGAGCTGCGGGCCCTCAGGGGCCGCCCGGGGCCCGTCAAGCGCTTCGTGGTCATGGACGAGGCGGTCCACGCGCTGTACGGCGCCCGGGTGGCGCGCTACTTCGAGGCCCGGGGCGTGGCCTTCAGGATCctgcccctccccaccacggAGGAGAAGAAGTCCCTGGAGCTGGTGACCCGGGTCCTGGAGGAGGTGCACGGCTTCGGGGTCGACCGGCGGGCCGAGCCCATCCTGGCCATCGGGGGCGGGGTCTGCCTGGACGTGGCGGGGCTGGCCGCCTCGCTGTACCGCCGGCGGACCCCCTACGTGCGCGTGCCCACCACCCTGCTGGCCTACGTGGACGCCAGCGGGGGCGCCAAGACGGGGGTCAACTTCGCCGGCGGGAAGAACAAGCTGGGGAGCTACGTGCCGCCAGCTGCCACGCTGCTGGACCGCGGCTTCCTGCGCAGCCTGCCCCGCCGCCACCTCGCCAACGGCACGGCGGAGATGCTgaag ATGGCCCTGATGAAGCACAGGGGGCTGTTTGAGCTCCTGGAGGCTGAGGGCCCCGCCATGCTGAGCTCCAGCTTCCAGTCCCCCGACCGCGTTGGCGCAGAGGAACCAGCAGATGCCGCTACGGAGTCGACCCGTGTTGCCATAGAAAccatgctggaggagctggcgcCCAACCTCTGGGAGGACGACCTGGACCGCCTGGTGGACTTTGGTCACCTGATCAGCCCGGAGCTGGAGATG aCGGTGCTGCCTGCCCTGCTCCACGGCGAGGCGGTGACCATCGACATGTCCTTCATGCTGTTCGTGGCCCGGGAGCGCGGCCTGCTCacggcccagcagcagcagcgcgtGCTGGGCTGCATGCGGGGGCTGGGGCTGCCGGTCCACCACGCGGCCTGCAGCCTGGGCCTGGTCCGCCAGGCGCTGGCCGGGCGGCTGAAGCACTCGGCCGGCTCCCTGAGGATGCCCCTCCCCACGGGGCTGGGCAGGGCAG AGATATTCCATGACATCAGCGATGAGACCGTGTGTGAGGCCTACAGTAAATGGAACCAGGAGCTGTCAGCCCCAGAGGACAGCTGA
- the LOC115540281 gene encoding uncharacterized protein LOC115540281 isoform X2: protein MHCTCYATHTPTHTHTHTHSHSHSHTLTQALVQPATLTSLHRLPPALLLWNRSNSCSTVAMHDGSESQNQTEQNVYNLIQTNGTWSRRSPQQSQQGEGRLSAAKIYESRSDQGSCWTVVSPVTFTYRVLQCRDLLDEANDALLWGHVGDPEELRALRGRPGPVKRFVVMDEAVHALYGARVARYFEARGVAFRILPLPTTEEKKSLELVTRVLEEVHGFGVDRRAEPILAIGGGVCLDVAGLAASLYRRRTPYVRVPTTLLAYVDASGGAKTGVNFAGGKNKLGSYVPPAATLLDRGFLRSLPRRHLANGTAEMLKMALMKHRGLFELLEAEGPAMLSSSFQSPDRVGAEEPADAATESTRVAIETMLEELAPNLWEDDLDRLVDFGHLISPELEMTVLPALLHGEAVTIDMSFMLFVARERGLLTAQQQQRVLGCMRGLGLPVHHAACSLGLVRQALAGRLKHSAGSLRMPLPTGLGRADTWTSGD from the exons ATGCATTGCACCTGttatgctacacacacacccacacacacacacacacacacacactcacactcacactcacacacactcacccaggcACTCGTCCAGCCAGCCACGCTCACGTCCCTTCACCGCCTGCCGCCTGCCCTACTCCTCTGGAACAGGAGCAACTCTTGCTCAACGGTAGCTATGCATGACGGGTCTGAGAGCCAGAACCAGACGGAACAGAATGTTTATAACCTGATTCAGACCAACGGCACGTGGAGCCGACGCAGCCCCCAGCagagccagcagggggagggccGGTTGTCGGCGGCCAAGAT CTATGAGAGCCGGTCCGACCAGGGCTCCTGCTGGACGGTGGTCAGCCCCGTCACCTTCACCTACAGGGTGCTCCAGTGCCGGGACCTGCTGGACGAGGCCAACGACGCGCTGCTGTGGGGCCACGTGGGGGACCCCGAGGAGCTGCGGGCCCTCAGGGGCCGCCCGGGGCCCGTCAAGCGCTTCGTGGTCATGGACGAGGCGGTCCACGCGCTGTACGGCGCCCGGGTGGCGCGCTACTTCGAGGCCCGGGGCGTGGCCTTCAGGATCctgcccctccccaccacggAGGAGAAGAAGTCCCTGGAGCTGGTGACCCGGGTCCTGGAGGAGGTGCACGGCTTCGGGGTCGACCGGCGGGCCGAGCCCATCCTGGCCATCGGGGGCGGGGTCTGCCTGGACGTGGCGGGGCTGGCCGCCTCGCTGTACCGCCGGCGGACCCCCTACGTGCGCGTGCCCACCACCCTGCTGGCCTACGTGGACGCCAGCGGGGGCGCCAAGACGGGGGTCAACTTCGCCGGCGGGAAGAACAAGCTGGGGAGCTACGTGCCGCCAGCTGCCACGCTGCTGGACCGCGGCTTCCTGCGCAGCCTGCCCCGCCGCCACCTCGCCAACGGCACGGCGGAGATGCTgaag ATGGCCCTGATGAAGCACAGGGGGCTGTTTGAGCTCCTGGAGGCTGAGGGCCCCGCCATGCTGAGCTCCAGCTTCCAGTCCCCCGACCGCGTTGGCGCAGAGGAACCAGCAGATGCCGCTACGGAGTCGACCCGTGTTGCCATAGAAAccatgctggaggagctggcgcCCAACCTCTGGGAGGACGACCTGGACCGCCTGGTGGACTTTGGTCACCTGATCAGCCCGGAGCTGGAGATG aCGGTGCTGCCTGCCCTGCTCCACGGCGAGGCGGTGACCATCGACATGTCCTTCATGCTGTTCGTGGCCCGGGAGCGCGGCCTGCTCacggcccagcagcagcagcgcgtGCTGGGCTGCATGCGGGGGCTGGGGCTGCCGGTCCACCACGCGGCCTGCAGCCTGGGCCTGGTCCGCCAGGCGCTGGCCGGGCGGCTGAAGCACTCGGCCGGCTCCCTGAGGATGCCCCTCCCCACGGGGCTGGGCAGGGCAG ATACATGGACGTCTGGGGATTGA